In Desulfopila inferna, the DNA window TATGCCCGTACGGGTGTTATCGAGGCCTTTTAAAGAGGATAAAAAACCCACAGATAAGTAACCAGAGCTGTCGTAAAAAGAATACTCGCACCGAATCCCGCCTTCATATAATCTCTGGTTTGGTATCCACCGGGCCGCATTATCAGGGCATTGACCTGATGTGTCGGAAGCATGAAGGTGTTTGATGCCGAAATGGCAACCACCATGGCAGCGACTACCGGATTAGTTCCGACATCCACAGCCATATTCATGGCCAGCGGAACCATCAGAACCGTTGCACCGACATTCGAGGCCACCAGCGAGAAAAAAGCGGACAGCAGGGAGATGATCAGCATCAGTGCCAACGGGGAGGGATTGCCAACCGCCTCCAGGACCATGGTGGCGATATAGGCCGCAGCCCCGGTCTTCTCAAAAGCCGTCCCCAGAGGAATGAGGCCGGAGAGCAGGAACACGGTCCGCCAGTCCACCGCCTCGTAGGCTCGATCCGCCTTGATAACTCCGGTAACAATCATGCCGAGTGCACCGGTAAGCAGGGCAATGGAGAGCTGAACTTTGAAGGTCAGGGCCAACACCAGGGAAAGTACCAGAAAAAAAAGAGCACAACGTGTTCGCTCCGGCCGCAGATCCTGGCCTTTGATATCTTCGAGAAAGGCAATATCCGTTTTTCCGGCCAGAAGCCTGAATTGCTCCCATCTGCCCTGCAGAAGAATTGTGTCGCCCTGTCTGAGTTGGGTTACATTAATATTATCCAGGATGATTTCATCACGACGGACTATGGCCAGTGGATTGACATGAAAGGTTTCCCGGAACTGCAGCTCCTCCATGGAGTGCCCGCTTAGATTGGAATGCGGAATTACCACACCCTCGACCACGCCTGATACTTCGGGATAATTGAGATCCCGGAAAACATCGTGCTCTTCCTTGACCGTCCAGCCATGATCTTCGGCGATTTTGGCGATGCGCTCCTCGGAACCGATCACCCATAATGTATCACCCGGTTCTATATGAGTTTCTTGGGTGGGCGAGAGATCCTTCCGCATTCTGTCAGCCTTGACTACGCCCACCACGGTAACATGATAGC includes these proteins:
- a CDS encoding SLC13 family permease, translating into MEAGALTTDMIIVFVLLGIAVTLFVFDLLRVDLVGILMMVLLPLSGVVTGDQAIAGLSSNAVVSIIAVMIIGAGLNRTGVMNLVAEHIIRVAGVKETRVMGVIAATVAFISSFMQNIGAAALFLPATMRISRQLNISAGRILMPMGFCAITGGCLTLVGSSPLIMLNDLMESWWINNPQALDNAPFEPLGFFSVTPIGIVLLAVILLYFILFGRKLLPSDACLIDEDTMEKRLQEIYGSEVGSSYEIEVPPYFPPQTLGELKIRPRYHVTVVGVVKADRMRKDLSPTQETHIEPGDTLWVIGSEERIAKIAEDHGWTVKEEHDVFRDLNYPEVSGVVEGVVIPHSNLSGHSMEELQFRETFHVNPLAIVRRDEIILDNINVTQLRQGDTILLQGRWEQFRLLAGKTDIAFLEDIKGQDLRPERTRCALFFLVLSLVLALTFKVQLSIALLTGALGMIVTGVIKADRAYEAVDWRTVFLLSGLIPLGTAFEKTGAAAYIATMVLEAVGNPSPLALMLIISLLSAFFSLVASNVGATVLMVPLAMNMAVDVGTNPVVAAMVVAISASNTFMLPTHQVNALIMRPGGYQTRDYMKAGFGASILFTTALVTYLWVFYPL